In Chloroflexota bacterium, a genomic segment contains:
- the mtnA gene encoding S-methyl-5-thioribose-1-phosphate isomerase produces the protein MPINSIEWKNGSVRLLDQTLLPQQQVYLDISDYRQLIEAIKSLRVRGAPALGVAAAYGIALGARTVRATDRALYLKKVQAIADEIVAARPTAVNMAWAARRVIQAASREKTAATIQNAIEREARAIQEEDLKANETLGGHGAKLIGNGSTVLTHCNTGSLATAGYGTALGVIRSARAQGKIAGVYATETRPLLQGARLTAWELQQDGCDVTLITDSMAGHFLSSGRIACVLVGADRITMEGDVANKIGTYSLAVLAKENRVPFYVAAPTSTIDPKLKRGKDIPIEERKSEEVTGFGGVRTAPAGVRAANPAFDVTPNRYISAIITEKGVAKRPYAASLKRMLAA, from the coding sequence ATGCCTATCAACAGCATCGAATGGAAGAATGGCAGCGTGCGGTTGCTCGACCAGACGCTGCTCCCGCAACAGCAGGTCTACCTGGATATCAGCGACTATCGCCAGCTCATCGAGGCGATCAAGTCGCTCAGGGTGCGGGGCGCGCCGGCCCTGGGGGTAGCGGCGGCGTACGGCATCGCTCTAGGGGCCCGGACAGTGAGGGCTACAGACAGGGCACTGTATCTGAAGAAAGTGCAAGCCATCGCTGACGAGATCGTGGCCGCGCGGCCGACGGCGGTCAACATGGCGTGGGCGGCCCGGCGGGTGATTCAGGCCGCATCAAGAGAGAAGACGGCGGCCACGATACAGAACGCCATCGAGCGGGAGGCGCGGGCGATACAGGAGGAGGACCTGAAGGCGAACGAGACGCTGGGGGGACACGGAGCCAAGCTCATCGGCAACGGGTCCACGGTGCTGACGCACTGCAACACCGGAAGCCTGGCGACGGCGGGGTACGGGACGGCGCTGGGGGTCATCCGCTCGGCGCGGGCGCAGGGGAAGATCGCCGGGGTCTACGCCACAGAGACGCGCCCGCTGCTCCAGGGAGCGCGCCTGACGGCGTGGGAGCTGCAGCAAGACGGGTGCGATGTGACGCTGATCACCGATTCCATGGCGGGGCATTTCCTGAGCTCCGGCAGGATCGCCTGCGTCCTTGTAGGGGCGGACCGCATCACAATGGAAGGCGACGTGGCGAACAAGATCGGGACATATTCGCTGGCGGTGCTGGCGAAGGAGAACCGCGTGCCTTTCTATGTAGCCGCGCCGACGAGCACGATTGACCCGAAGCTCAAGCGGGGGAAGGATATCCCGATCGAAGAGCGTAAGAGCGAGGAAGTGACCGGCTTTGGAGGCGTGCGGACGGCCCCCGCGGGCGTTCGCGCCGCGAATCCGGCCTTCGATGTAACGCCGAACCGCTATATCTCAGCAATCATCACGGAAAAGGGCGTGGCGAAGCGCCCATACGCCGCCAGCCTAAAGCGGATGCTGGCGGCCTAA
- the mtnP gene encoding S-methyl-5'-thioadenosine phosphorylase → MAQPQAEIAVIGGSGLYQMAGLEQVHEVKANTPFGSPSDAIIVGTLEGKRVAFLPRHARGHKLNPTNVPYQANIFALKLLGVRQIISVSAVGSLKEEIRPLDIVIPDQIIDRTRLRANTFFSNGLVVHVAFADPFCGDLSKTLHRAASQDGARAHKGGTYIAMEGPQFSTKAESHLYRSWGASVIGMTALPEAKLAREAEMCYATVACSTDYDCWHPGHESVTTQMVIENLGKNVERSKSIVRRVVASISPGRSCSCHSALATAIITAPDHIPAGVKKELAPLIGKYIK, encoded by the coding sequence ATGGCACAACCACAGGCGGAAATCGCGGTCATCGGCGGCTCCGGGCTCTACCAGATGGCCGGACTCGAGCAGGTGCACGAGGTAAAGGCGAACACGCCCTTCGGATCGCCGAGCGACGCGATCATCGTCGGGACGCTGGAGGGGAAGCGGGTGGCGTTCCTGCCGCGCCACGCTCGGGGGCACAAGCTCAACCCCACGAACGTGCCGTACCAGGCAAATATCTTCGCGCTCAAGCTGCTGGGCGTGCGGCAGATCATCTCCGTGAGCGCCGTGGGGAGCCTGAAGGAAGAGATACGGCCACTGGATATCGTCATCCCAGACCAGATCATAGACAGGACGCGCCTAAGAGCCAACACCTTCTTTAGCAACGGCCTTGTGGTGCATGTCGCCTTCGCCGATCCATTCTGTGGGGACCTCAGCAAGACGTTGCACCGCGCCGCTTCCCAGGACGGGGCGCGGGCACACAAAGGGGGAACGTACATCGCCATGGAGGGGCCGCAGTTCTCCACGAAGGCAGAATCGCACCTGTACCGCTCCTGGGGGGCAAGCGTCATCGGCATGACGGCGCTACCGGAGGCGAAGCTGGCCCGGGAGGCAGAGATGTGCTACGCAACGGTGGCCTGCTCCACGGACTACGATTGCTGGCACCCCGGGCATGAGAGCGTGACGACACAGATGGTGATCGAGAACTTGGGGAAGAACGTGGAGCGCTCCAAGAGCATCGTTCGGCGCGTGGTGGCGAGCATCTCCCCAGGGCGCTCCTGCTCATGTCACAGCGCCCTGGCGACAGCCATCATCACGGCACCAGACCACATCCCGGCGGGCGTCAAGAAAGAGCTTGCGCCGCTCATCGGCAAGTACATCAAGTAA
- a CDS encoding rhodanese-like domain-containing protein, translating into MTSKGPQEPFKRITVDEAKRMIDTGKYDVVDVRQPHEWEKGHIKGAKLIPVDALYERIGEVSKEKEVIFYCAAGVRSALACEIAAAMGLTKLYNVEGGMGAWKAKAYPFLTGK; encoded by the coding sequence ATGACGAGCAAAGGACCTCAAGAGCCGTTCAAGCGCATCACCGTGGACGAGGCGAAGCGCATGATTGACACCGGGAAGTATGACGTGGTGGATGTGCGGCAGCCCCATGAGTGGGAGAAGGGCCACATCAAAGGGGCCAAGCTTATCCCCGTGGACGCGCTGTATGAACGCATCGGTGAGGTGAGCAAGGAAAAGGAAGTGATCTTTTACTGCGCGGCGGGGGTGCGGAGCGCGCTGGCATGCGAGATCGCGGCGGCGATGGGCCTGACGAAGCTCTACAACGTCGAGGGCGGGATGGGGGCCTGGAAGGCAAAGGCTTACCCGTTCCTGACAGGCAAGTAG